The Hyphomicrobium sp. 99 genome contains the following window.
CGGTTATTTTCTCGCGATCGCCGGCGATGAAATTTACGCCGATCCGTCGTCGATCATCGGTTCGATCGGCGTCGTGTCCCGGAGCTTCGGCTTCGTCGATCTATTAGAGCGGCTCGGCGTCGAGCGGCGCGTCCATACGGCGGGCGCCGACAAAAACCAGCTCGATCCGTTCCTGCCCGAAGATCCAGACGACGTCGCGCGTCTGAAGGCGATCCAGCAGGACGTACACGACGTATTCATAGGTCTCGTAAAGGAACGCCGTCTCGGCAAGCTGAAGGCGCCTGATGCCGAACTCTTCTCGGGCGCATTCTGGTCAGCCTCAAAAGCCACCGACTTCGGCTTGATCGACGGCATTACCGACGTCCGCACCAAGATGCGGCAGATCTTCGGCGATAAGGTAAGGCTGAAGGTTGTCGAGCCTGAAAGGGCAGGGCTGCTTTCGCGCCTTCGCCGCGCGCCGGGCGCTTCAGGGCTCGGCAACGGTCTTGCATTTGCCGACGATCTGGTGTCGGCTGTGGAGACGCGATCTCTCTGGTCGCGGTTTGGGATTTAGGCGGCCCGGAGGGCCTTGCAATGCCCCCAGTCATGTTTCTCGCAATCGTAGGTATTGCTGGAATTGCCGGCTACCGGCTTTTGTCGGCGCTGTCCCGTAATGCTCAGTCCGGCGCGCGCAAGGCGGATCAAGCGATGCGGCGCGCGGCGGCCAATGTGCGCGACCTCGGGAATCTCGAATGGGATGAGGCGGCCGGCGTCTATAAGCCCCGGGCGAAGCGCGACAATTAGAAGTTCGCGCCAGATCGTTACGCGCCACCCGCCAAATCGCTGCGCTCCATGGTGCAGGAAAGTTCCCACCCGCGACGAGCAGAGCGTGACAAGGTTCCGGTAACGCGTATATTGCGCGCGAATTAAGCCCGAACGAGCAAAGACCAATGTCCCAAACGACGGTTTCGACGCGAGCCGCACGGCTTCCCGCGTTGCGTCCCAAAGATGCCTTTCAAGATCTCATTCTGACGTTGCAGAGCTTCTGGAGTGCTCAGGGCTGCGTCATCCTTCAGCCGTACGACATGGAAGTGGGAGCCGGCACCTTTCATCCGGCGACGACATTGCGCGCGCTCGGCCCGAAGCCCTGGTCCGCAGCTTACGTGCAGCCATCTCGCCGCCCGAAGGACGGCCGCTACGGGGAGAACCCCAACCGGCTGCAGCACTACTATCAGTTTCAAGTCATCATGAAGCCGTCTCCTGCGAATATTCAGGAGCTCTATCTCGCGAGCCTCGATGCCATCGGCATCGACACGTCGCTAAACGATGTTCGCTTCGTCGAAGACGACTGGGAAAGCCCGACGCTCGGCGCTTGGGGTCTCGGTTGGGAGGTCTGGTGCAACGGCATGGAAGTCTCGCAATTCACCTACTTCCAGCAGGTCGGCGGCTTCGACTGCAATCCGGTCGCGGGCGAGATCACCTACGGGCTCGAGCGCCTTGCCATGTACGTTCAGGGCGTGGACCGGGTTTATGATCTGAATTTCAATGGCCGTGATGACGACAAACGCCTGACATACGGCGACGTCTTTCTGCAGGCCGAACGCGAGTATTCGCGGTTCAATTTCGAGCACGCCGACACCGAGCTGCTGCTCCGCCATTTCAGGGACGCTGAGGCCGAGTGCAAGGCATTGCTCGAGGCCGGGGCGAAAGGTGGCGAGGAGCACTTGCTCGCGCTTCCCGCCTACGATCAGTGCATCAAAGCGAGCCATATCTTCAACCTGCTCGACGCTCGGGGCGT
Protein-coding sequences here:
- a CDS encoding S49 family peptidase, with translation MWPFSRKPVVPVLRFSGPIGMATPLRPGLSLASYAGAIEKAFSLSKLPAVAIVINSPGGSPVQSNLIFNRLRQMAAEKEKRVYVFCEDVAASGGYFLAIAGDEIYADPSSIIGSIGVVSRSFGFVDLLERLGVERRVHTAGADKNQLDPFLPEDPDDVARLKAIQQDVHDVFIGLVKERRLGKLKAPDAELFSGAFWSASKATDFGLIDGITDVRTKMRQIFGDKVRLKVVEPERAGLLSRLRRAPGASGLGNGLAFADDLVSAVETRSLWSRFGI
- a CDS encoding glycine--tRNA ligase subunit alpha, with the protein product MSQTTVSTRAARLPALRPKDAFQDLILTLQSFWSAQGCVILQPYDMEVGAGTFHPATTLRALGPKPWSAAYVQPSRRPKDGRYGENPNRLQHYYQFQVIMKPSPANIQELYLASLDAIGIDTSLNDVRFVEDDWESPTLGAWGLGWEVWCNGMEVSQFTYFQQVGGFDCNPVAGEITYGLERLAMYVQGVDRVYDLNFNGRDDDKRLTYGDVFLQAEREYSRFNFEHADTELLLRHFRDAEAECKALLEAGAKGGEEHLLALPAYDQCIKASHIFNLLDARGVISVTERQSYILRVRDLAKACCAAWLKTEGGGRA